One segment of Salvia splendens isolate huo1 chromosome 20, SspV2, whole genome shotgun sequence DNA contains the following:
- the LOC121781230 gene encoding putative receptor-like protein kinase At3g47110 — MLVLISVRKQKKVALPADIPPGTTECKRISYKELEQGTSSFSEINLLGRGSFGSVFEATLFDGLKVAVKVFHLELQGAAKSFDAETAILSNIRHRNLVRVIGCCCNMEFKALILAYMPNRSLDKWLHSDKCGLDLIKRLKIAIDVAAALEYLHHYYTFPVVHCDIKPSNVLLDQDMVVHLADFGISKLFDGGETTIQTQTMATVGYAAPEFGMDGQVSIKGDVYSFGILLLEMFTGKKPTDDMFGEEMGLKEWVSEALEQNAAAEIVASTLLSTEDQHYSAKEQCLLSIFQLAMKCLAVSADERINMIEAAAGLHRIYTTIVAVNGV, encoded by the exons ATGCTTGTTCTCATAAGCGTGCGCAAACAGAAAAAAGTAGCACTCCCTGCTGACATTCCACCAGGAACTACTGAATGCAAAAGAATTTCTTATAAAGAACTTGAACAAGGAACAAGTTCATTTAGTGAAATCAACCTACTTGGAAGAGGTAGTTTTGGTTCTGTATTCGAAGCAACACTTTTCGATGGGTTAAAAGTTGCAGTGAAAGTGTTCCACTTGGAATTGCAAGGAGCGGCAAAGAGCTTTGATGCAGAAACTGCTATATTAAGCAACATTCGACACAGAAACTTAGTTCGAGTTATTGGATGTTGTTGTAACATGGAGTTTAAAGCACTGATTCTCGCATACATGCCAAACAGGAGCTTGGATAAATGGTTGCATTCCGATAAGTGTGGTTTGGATCTTATAAAGAGACTGAAAATAGCAATAGATGTTGCGGCCGCCTTGGAATATCTTCACCATTACTACACATTCCCAGTTGTTCATTGTGATATAAAGCCAAGTAATGTGTTGCTTGATCAAGACATGGTTGTTCATCTTGCTGATTTTGGTATTTCCAAACTTTTCGATGGAGGGGAAACAACTATCCAAACACAAACCATGGCAACAGTTGGTTACGCAGCACCAG AGTTTGGAATGGATGGCCAAGTATCAATAAAGGGGGATGTATACAGTTTTGGGATACTGCTGCTAGAGATGTTCACTGGAAAGAAGCCAACTGATGATATGTTCGGTGAAGAAATGGGTTTAAAGGAGTGGGTAAGTGAAGCATTAGAGCAAAATGCAGCAGCTGAAATCGTGGCGTCTACTCTGTTATCAACGGAAGATCAACATTACTCTGCAAAGGAGCAATGTTTGTTGTCAATATTTCAATTGGCAATGAAATGTTTAGCTGTTTCAGCAGATGAAAGAATCAATATGATTGAAGCAGCGGCCGGTCTACACCGTATCTATACAACAATTGTAGCAGTTAATGGGGTTTGA